A window of the bacterium genome harbors these coding sequences:
- a CDS encoding glycosyltransferase family 39 protein: MDKEKKILLIILLFTLASRLVFLHWNAGEYTDGIIQMTLFTTAKENTFYPPLYSWLIQLFTLIFRDLETSAKLVSMLAGTLSIIPIYLIAKRLFNAKSGFYAAMLFAISPEIWRWHIRIMTDSLFTLFFIWSIYFILCIRQPTSDIRNLSFAWFFAGLASLTRYQGIALIPPLLLQTVYIIRRGFLDTAESDVPRIPYRVILSYASVAIIPWLSLIWWVGTRGFGHIGQYAERTGENWVISIMSYLTMAESFVLYIPYELTYLVFSLFIYGIITMNQRTGEWVNRRTESKTGFFQSTDSAVCQFNIIFMYLFVVWLIIHSPFESFQYRYFIPIFPFFLILAAYGITRFTAENAEHAEKRQKGLRVKKTIVVITMMSCLIFSLFSLYLQRDTFGDIKRAAIALKESQIPKDTRIFGNELYRPGMDNLKLEFWSGLNVEPYNLETREHVLPGDYIVLHNVYGNIVGELDFLQSRYKVSKIYQSLAQTVPLLPDIMVSPPFTSHPACMLFKYFPQKFITIIVRIEKRNDSSE, translated from the coding sequence ATGGATAAAGAAAAGAAAATTCTGCTGATAATTCTGTTATTTACTCTTGCATCACGCCTGGTTTTCTTACACTGGAACGCTGGCGAGTATACCGATGGTATCATCCAGATGACCTTGTTTACTACGGCAAAAGAGAATACGTTTTATCCGCCGTTATATTCCTGGTTGATTCAACTATTTACCCTAATATTTCGTGATTTAGAGACCAGTGCTAAATTGGTCTCGATGCTCGCCGGGACATTAAGCATTATCCCGATATATCTCATTGCAAAACGGTTGTTTAATGCCAAGTCCGGATTCTATGCCGCTATGTTATTTGCCATCTCGCCTGAAATCTGGCGATGGCATATTCGGATTATGACGGATTCGTTGTTTACCCTGTTTTTTATCTGGAGCATCTATTTTATTCTGTGCATCCGACAACCGACATCCGACATCCGAAATTTATCTTTCGCATGGTTTTTTGCCGGATTAGCGAGTCTAACCAGATATCAAGGGATTGCACTCATTCCGCCATTGTTACTCCAAACTGTATATATCATTCGTCGTGGTTTCTTAGATACAGCTGAGTCCGACGTACCACGTATCCCATACCGAGTAATTTTATCTTACGCAAGTGTAGCAATTATTCCTTGGCTTTCTCTCATCTGGTGGGTAGGAACGCGCGGATTTGGCCATATCGGGCAATATGCTGAACGAACCGGTGAAAATTGGGTGATTAGTATAATGTCATATCTAACCATGGCAGAATCATTTGTTCTTTATATCCCGTATGAACTAACTTACCTAGTGTTTAGCCTTTTTATTTATGGGATAATAACAATGAATCAGAGAACGGGTGAATGGGTGAATAGACGAACAGAAAGCAAAACTGGTTTTTTCCAAAGTACCGATTCTGCGGTTTGCCAATTCAATATTATCTTTATGTATCTTTTTGTCGTTTGGCTCATTATCCATTCACCATTTGAATCGTTCCAGTATCGGTATTTTATCCCGATATTTCCATTTTTCTTGATACTCGCAGCGTATGGGATAACTAGATTTACCGCAGAGAATGCAGAGCATGCAGAGAAAAGACAAAAAGGGTTGCGAGTTAAAAAAACCATTGTCGTTATTACAATGATGAGTTGCCTTATATTTTCATTATTTTCACTTTATCTTCAGCGGGATACTTTCGGAGATATAAAACGTGCGGCAATTGCGTTGAAAGAATCACAGATTCCGAAAGATACACGAATTTTCGGAAATGAACTCTACCGTCCGGGAATGGATAACTTGAAACTCGAATTCTGGTCAGGATTGAACGTTGAACCGTATAATCTCGAAACGCGGGAACACGTGCTACCAGGAGACTATATTGTACTCCATAATGTTTATGGCAATATAGTCGGTGAATTAGATTTTTTACAGAGCCGGTATAAGGTTAGTAAAATATATCAATCGCTCGCGCAAACGGTTCCATTACTTCCGGATATTATGGTATCTCCACCGTTCACCAGCCATCCGGCATGTATGCTATTTAAATATTTCCCACAAAAGTTTATAACCATTATCGTGCGGATAGAAAAACGTAACGATTCTTCCGAATGA
- a CDS encoding efflux RND transporter periplasmic adaptor subunit — translation MKLSSKLFIVFILLLLAVLFSFAIYWKKNRPIVIAAFTVKRGDLITFVSASGSIEADTKVKLSSKIGGRVLAVKVKEGDLVKSGQLLVQLDSAELTAQLHQAKAALQGAEANLAIVKRGARAEEIAAAEAQLNAAQASLDEAKKNYQRMQLLYQDGAISAHQFDTAQAQYEVALAQVKSAQEQLRLLKSRTTNEDIAAAESRVKEIKATLEQLQAQLNNTQIYAPFSGTVTQKLVDEGETIIPGAPLLFLADMNTIQVTCNVDETDIGKVRVGMPAKVYMDSYPNRVFDGIVTRIATQTTDLKEKGITFAVKLKLLRIDVPLRIGMSTDVDIQVDNQNDVIYIPVESVLREGDKSYVYVIERSLARKRYIEIGSGNEEYIAIKSGLKENELVARTELDKLRDGARVRVSS, via the coding sequence ATGAAATTAAGCAGTAAATTATTCATAGTTTTTATCCTGCTTCTCCTTGCAGTTTTATTTAGTTTTGCAATTTATTGGAAAAAGAACCGTCCGATAGTAATCGCAGCGTTTACGGTTAAACGAGGCGATTTAATAACATTTGTTTCCGCTTCCGGTTCGATTGAAGCTGATACGAAAGTGAAATTGAGCAGCAAAATCGGTGGTCGAGTTCTTGCAGTGAAAGTGAAAGAGGGTGACCTGGTTAAATCGGGGCAACTATTAGTTCAACTTGATTCCGCAGAATTAACCGCACAACTTCACCAAGCGAAAGCTGCTCTGCAAGGTGCAGAAGCGAATTTAGCGATTGTTAAACGCGGTGCGAGAGCAGAAGAAATTGCTGCTGCGGAAGCGCAGCTCAACGCTGCACAGGCGAGTTTAGATGAGGCTAAGAAAAACTATCAGCGGATGCAACTGTTATATCAGGATGGAGCAATCAGTGCGCATCAGTTCGATACTGCACAAGCGCAATATGAAGTTGCGCTAGCACAAGTTAAATCTGCTCAAGAACAGTTGCGGTTACTCAAATCGCGTACTACAAATGAAGATATCGCTGCCGCAGAATCGCGTGTGAAAGAAATAAAAGCTACTCTTGAACAGTTGCAAGCGCAATTGAATAATACACAAATTTATGCGCCGTTCTCCGGAACTGTTACCCAAAAGCTTGTAGATGAAGGAGAGACAATTATCCCAGGAGCCCCATTATTATTCCTTGCGGATATGAATACGATTCAGGTCACCTGCAATGTTGATGAAACTGATATCGGTAAAGTTCGGGTCGGAATGCCAGCGAAAGTATACATGGATTCTTATCCGAACCGAGTGTTTGATGGAATTGTAACCCGTATCGCGACCCAGACCACTGATTTGAAAGAAAAAGGGATAACTTTTGCGGTGAAACTTAAATTGCTTAGGATTGATGTTCCCTTGCGTATCGGTATGTCAACGGACGTTGATATTCAGGTAGATAATCAGAATGATGTTATTTATATCCCGGTAGAATCAGTGTTACGTGAGGGTGATAAATCCTATGTATATGTTATCGAACGTAGTCTTGCCAGGAAACGATATATCGAAATCGGTTCCGGGAATGAAGAATATATAGCTATCAAATCCGGATTGAAAGAAAATGAACTGGTTGCCCGAACTGAACTTGATAAACTCCGAGACGGAGCTCGGGTGCGGGTATCGTCATAA
- a CDS encoding endonuclease Q family protein, translating to MRIIVDFHIHSKYSRATSKDMDIPELAQWAKWKGISLLGTSDFTHPVWLSTLKLKLKPRGDGLFEYDNTVFILTTEISNLWTWKNVGKRVHNLIFAPSFEVVDKLNRKLSNYGSLTSDGRPMLSLSGADLVKLVLDISSECMVIPAHAWTPWYSIFGSMSGFDSIQECFGDQAKYIYAIETGLSSDPAMNWRLSALDTITLISNSDAHSPTRLGREANVFDLPELSYQAVTDAIKQKDKSKFLYTIEFYPEEGKYHYDGHRVCQQRFAPKETRKLNGICPVCKKSVTVGVMYRVEQLADRNEGFIPQNAIPYKNLVPLEEIIAEAFGKAPGTAAVQNQYQQLVSTFQNEFHILLDLSEEELKRGGMPSKIIEGIMKVRKGQLTIQPGYDGEYGIISIFPKETETQADQLSLF from the coding sequence ATGCGAATTATTGTCGATTTCCATATTCATTCGAAATATAGCCGAGCGACGAGCAAAGATATGGATATCCCCGAGCTGGCGCAATGGGCGAAATGGAAAGGTATCAGCTTGCTTGGTACCAGCGATTTCACGCATCCGGTCTGGCTTTCAACGTTGAAACTGAAGCTGAAACCACGTGGTGATGGTTTATTTGAATACGATAATACCGTGTTCATCTTAACGACAGAAATTTCTAATCTCTGGACTTGGAAAAACGTGGGGAAACGCGTGCACAACCTGATTTTTGCGCCTAGTTTCGAGGTCGTTGATAAACTCAATCGGAAACTATCGAATTACGGCAGTTTAACCTCTGACGGAAGGCCAATGTTATCACTTTCCGGCGCAGATTTGGTTAAATTAGTGCTGGATATCTCATCGGAATGTATGGTTATCCCGGCGCATGCCTGGACTCCGTGGTATTCAATCTTCGGGTCAATGTCAGGATTCGATAGTATCCAAGAATGTTTCGGAGACCAGGCGAAATATATTTATGCAATTGAAACCGGGTTATCCAGTGACCCGGCGATGAACTGGCGATTATCTGCACTCGATACCATAACCTTGATTTCGAATTCGGATGCGCATTCTCCAACGCGCTTGGGTAGGGAAGCGAACGTATTCGACCTGCCGGAGCTCTCGTATCAAGCAGTGACTGATGCAATTAAACAGAAAGATAAATCGAAATTTCTCTATACCATCGAATTCTATCCTGAAGAGGGAAAATATCATTACGATGGACATCGGGTGTGCCAGCAGCGGTTTGCACCAAAAGAAACGAGGAAACTAAACGGGATTTGTCCGGTATGCAAGAAATCGGTTACGGTCGGAGTGATGTATCGTGTTGAACAACTTGCTGACCGAAATGAAGGTTTTATTCCACAGAACGCTATCCCGTATAAAAATCTGGTTCCGTTAGAGGAGATTATTGCTGAAGCTTTTGGAAAAGCACCGGGAACCGCTGCAGTCCAGAATCAATATCAGCAATTGGTGTCTACTTTCCAGAACGAATTCCATATTCTGCTGGACTTATCTGAAGAAGAACTCAAACGTGGCGGAATGCCATCTAAAATTATCGAAGGAATTATGAAAGTCCGAAAGGGACAGTTAACTATCCAGCCAGGTTACGACGGCGAATATGGGATTATTTCTATCTTCCCGAAAGAAACCGAAACTCAAGCTGACCAGCTCTCCCTATTTTGA
- a CDS encoding methyltransferase domain-containing protein → MLDAKFKMKSEYYDAMIDWTARLTRELPFYQQLFTQYKVKTVLDCACGSGRHAVAFAKLGFEVIGADISEPMLEQARKLAKKERETVEFVYADFKRLTEYIPCRFDAIVCVGNSLVQLQNLKELNTTLQEMHDILNPNGILIVQILNFQRLMNQNITPMPLRTAKVDGKELLFLRLYSFPPRKANLDVFTFIKQQGKWEMNRHTTELLPLTKPKLLHSLHTVGYRKLKFYGDFTFSPFNEQVSSDLIFVAHR, encoded by the coding sequence ATGCTAGATGCTAAATTTAAAATGAAAAGTGAATATTACGACGCAATGATAGACTGGACTGCTCGGTTAACACGCGAATTGCCATTCTATCAACAGCTATTTACGCAGTATAAAGTTAAAACCGTACTCGATTGTGCCTGTGGTAGTGGTCGGCATGCGGTAGCGTTTGCAAAACTTGGCTTCGAAGTTATCGGCGCTGATATCAGCGAACCGATGTTAGAACAAGCTCGAAAGCTCGCAAAAAAAGAACGGGAAACGGTTGAGTTCGTTTATGCGGATTTCAAGCGGTTAACCGAATATATCCCTTGCAGATTCGATGCAATCGTTTGTGTTGGAAATTCACTGGTGCAACTACAGAATCTTAAAGAATTGAATACTACGCTTCAAGAGATGCACGATATCCTTAATCCGAACGGGATACTGATTGTTCAGATATTAAACTTTCAACGATTGATGAACCAGAATATTACACCGATGCCATTGCGTACAGCGAAAGTCGATGGGAAAGAACTTTTATTTCTCCGATTATACAGTTTCCCACCCAGAAAAGCAAATCTCGATGTGTTCACGTTCATCAAACAGCAGGGCAAATGGGAGATGAACCGGCATACCACCGAACTTCTGCCGTTAACCAAACCGAAGTTGCTTCACTCATTACACACCGTTGGATACCGCAAACTTAAGTTCTACGGCGATTTTACCTTCTCACCATTCAACGAGCAGGTTTCTTCAGACCTTATATTCGTTGCACACCGATAA
- a CDS encoding inositol monophosphatase, producing MKKIIEVALAAAQEAGEIQKKNLGKIIRVMYKGEVNVVTEVDHLCEKKITDRIRRSFPDHQILAEEGTTGAKDSPYKWIIDPLDATVNYAHGHPTFCVSIGVEKDGEIIYGVVYAPMLNELFTAEKGNGAFLNGKRIHVSKTPDLIHALVSTGFSYDLRENPGYDFENFYTISINCQGVRRDGCAALGLCYVAMGRYDGLWQSQLYPWDTAAGTLMITEAGGKVTDFKGKPFSIYQQEILATNGGKIHSEMMNLLKSRKK from the coding sequence ATGAAAAAGATTATCGAAGTTGCGCTAGCTGCAGCGCAAGAAGCAGGCGAAATCCAGAAGAAGAATCTTGGGAAGATAATTAGAGTTATGTATAAAGGTGAGGTGAATGTCGTTACTGAGGTTGACCATCTCTGCGAGAAAAAGATAACCGACCGGATTCGCCGTTCGTTTCCCGACCATCAGATTCTTGCTGAAGAGGGAACGACCGGTGCGAAAGATTCTCCGTATAAATGGATTATAGACCCACTGGATGCAACGGTTAACTATGCGCATGGACATCCGACATTCTGCGTTTCAATTGGCGTCGAAAAAGATGGAGAAATTATCTATGGCGTAGTCTATGCGCCGATGTTAAATGAACTATTTACTGCAGAAAAAGGTAACGGTGCATTTTTAAATGGAAAACGTATCCACGTTTCCAAAACTCCGGATTTAATTCATGCGCTAGTTTCAACTGGATTTTCTTACGATTTACGGGAAAATCCTGGGTACGATTTTGAAAATTTTTATACTATTTCAATCAACTGTCAAGGGGTACGACGCGACGGTTGTGCGGCATTAGGGTTATGCTATGTAGCAATGGGACGGTATGACGGACTTTGGCAATCGCAACTCTACCCTTGGGATACCGCCGCTGGAACGCTCATGATAACTGAAGCTGGCGGAAAAGTAACCGATTTTAAAGGAAAACCATTCTCGATATATCAACAGGAAATCCTGGCAACTAACGGCGGAAAAATCCATTCCGAAATGATGAATCTTCTCAAAAGCAGGAAAAAATAG
- a CDS encoding MFS transporter, which yields MPIFRQVATTPQQKKRKGIFGLSGNVIALGFVSFLTDVSSEMIYPLLPVFLTTILGVSYSFVGLIEGVAETTASIVKFFSGWISDKLRKRKTLVFIGYSLSSVTRPLVALATAGWHILAIRFADRVGKGIRTSPRDALVASSCSESDRGKAFGFHRGMDHAGAVLGPLLAFGLLALMPNQYRLVFALASIPGIISLFVVSLFVTESVPKSNSRRSESENTPAKGELTAEIKKISLSIKPFDKRFKWFLVIVILFTLGNSSDAFLILRAKSLEVPVALLPILWVVLHIVKMVSSMPGGILSDNIGRKKVIIAGWLVYALVYFGFAYASAAWHIWLLFAVYGFFFGLTEGTEKALVADLVPNELRGTAYGLYNFAIGIAALPASLLMGIIWQIFGVIPAFLFGASLAFIAAILFVLTIPLEKK from the coding sequence ATGCCAATATTCCGTCAGGTCGCTACTACGCCGCAACAGAAAAAGAGAAAAGGAATTTTCGGATTAAGTGGAAATGTTATTGCGTTAGGGTTCGTAAGTTTTTTAACGGATGTAAGTAGCGAAATGATATATCCGTTATTGCCGGTATTTTTGACCACGATACTTGGGGTAAGTTATTCTTTCGTCGGATTAATTGAAGGGGTAGCGGAGACTACCGCAAGTATCGTTAAATTCTTTTCCGGCTGGATTTCGGATAAACTGCGAAAACGGAAAACACTCGTTTTTATTGGATATAGTTTATCTTCGGTTACGCGCCCGTTAGTTGCGCTCGCTACCGCAGGTTGGCATATTCTAGCAATCCGCTTTGCTGACCGTGTCGGCAAAGGGATTCGGACTTCGCCACGAGATGCACTGGTAGCCAGTTCCTGTTCCGAATCTGACCGCGGAAAAGCGTTTGGATTCCATCGGGGTATGGATCATGCGGGAGCGGTGCTCGGTCCCTTGTTAGCGTTCGGTCTACTTGCCCTAATGCCGAATCAATATCGGTTAGTGTTCGCATTAGCGTCAATTCCCGGAATTATCTCATTGTTTGTTGTCTCGCTGTTTGTTACAGAAAGTGTTCCTAAATCGAATTCCCGCCGTTCGGAGAGCGAGAATACGCCTGCTAAAGGAGAACTAACCGCTGAAATTAAAAAGATTTCATTATCCATCAAGCCGTTTGATAAACGATTCAAATGGTTTCTCGTTATTGTTATCTTGTTTACCTTAGGGAATTCAAGCGATGCGTTTCTGATACTTCGGGCGAAAAGTCTGGAAGTTCCGGTAGCGTTATTACCGATTCTCTGGGTTGTTCTGCATATCGTTAAAATGGTAAGTTCGATGCCAGGTGGAATACTTTCCGATAACATTGGTCGGAAAAAAGTTATCATCGCTGGATGGCTGGTTTATGCTCTGGTATATTTCGGATTTGCGTATGCTTCAGCGGCATGGCATATCTGGTTACTATTTGCGGTCTACGGCTTTTTCTTCGGGCTTACCGAAGGAACGGAAAAAGCCTTGGTAGCCGATTTGGTGCCGAACGAACTCCGAGGAACAGCTTATGGACTCTACAACTTTGCTATCGGCATTGCCGCGTTACCTGCAAGTCTTCTGATGGGCATTATCTGGCAAATATTTGGAGTTATCCCAGCATTTTTATTTGGAGCAAGTTTAGCGTTTATCGCCGCTATTTTATTCGTACTTACTATTCCCTTGGAAAAAAAGTAG
- a CDS encoding YfhO family protein encodes MKKDWFAIGILLILVLLLFGKIIINNEYFSGLDLVNAFYPWKTFLVQSVQAGELPLWNPYTFCGNPFIANFQACIFYPLDMVFFFTSPANAFRILLILHIFLSGLFTYILARYLHLNRTASIFSASVFMFSGFIFVRLSAGHSTMINGYAWIPFIFYLFLKTISEKKSILFLFLSIILAMQFLCGHPQVPYYTLFALGIYLFGYTVFQWQSERKLKPLMYPWITFIAGGIVAGTLAAIQMIPAWELTQLSATRAGGVQYELATVASLSLKYLLLFFAPMLLGSPLDNTFWGGLAGFTETAGYLGIIPLLLSIYAVYRTRRTQMTILFSLIGLIALLFACGKHTPFYWLFYHYFPGFNLFRCPARWLMFVTFAVAILSGIGLHNLIEFAQEKKELKKYLIFLCFIGTIIVLTIGVLNSFKRDIIITLFQNEIASLSEFYGPSVPKEQLAALIPQDAMVNRFQVIINTLWKGFGLFLISSSIFYIFWRSKTATWYLKVLPIVVLLGDLWSFDVWFITTDKAEKFAENYYFNSPEVQFLKSDNTYYRILCLDEVLSWMHTTETGPTAEFRPNRPMLHQIYDTRGYDPVTLRSYVDYINRMQGYPQRSYQGGLLYIPSIEKCDWQMLSRLNVKYILTVNEVNDPNLDLVFYDRLKIYQNKTFIPRAYFVHDQRQENIVRTEINIETYTPNRIEVSVSNNSTGLLVLSELAYPGWQVTVDGKKKAMVVYEEIFRAVELEPGKHQIQFRYQPLSFRLGKLVSLISFLAWSMVLLIKLIVTRYTRKKVCNSVFVLE; translated from the coding sequence ATGAAAAAAGATTGGTTTGCAATAGGTATATTATTAATTTTAGTTTTACTCCTCTTTGGGAAAATAATCATCAACAACGAATATTTTTCCGGATTAGATTTGGTGAACGCATTTTATCCCTGGAAAACATTTTTAGTCCAATCGGTTCAAGCTGGAGAATTACCGCTCTGGAATCCGTATACCTTCTGTGGTAATCCGTTTATCGCGAATTTTCAAGCGTGTATCTTCTATCCGTTAGATATGGTTTTCTTTTTCACCTCACCAGCAAATGCTTTTCGTATCCTGTTAATTTTGCATATTTTCTTATCGGGACTGTTTACCTATATTCTGGCGCGATATCTGCATTTGAACCGGACCGCAAGCATCTTTTCTGCAAGCGTTTTTATGTTCAGCGGATTTATCTTTGTTCGGTTATCCGCTGGACATTCAACGATGATTAATGGATACGCCTGGATTCCGTTCATTTTCTATTTATTCTTAAAAACTATCAGTGAGAAAAAAAGTATATTATTTCTTTTCCTATCAATTATCCTCGCGATGCAGTTTCTATGTGGTCATCCGCAAGTTCCCTATTATACCTTGTTTGCGCTAGGTATCTATTTATTTGGCTATACAGTATTTCAATGGCAGTCTGAGCGAAAACTTAAACCGCTCATGTACCCGTGGATAACGTTTATTGCCGGAGGTATTGTTGCAGGAACACTCGCCGCAATCCAGATGATACCTGCTTGGGAATTAACCCAATTATCCGCAACTCGCGCCGGTGGCGTTCAATATGAACTTGCAACCGTTGCTTCGTTATCGCTGAAATATCTTCTCCTTTTTTTCGCGCCAATGCTGTTAGGAAGCCCGCTAGATAATACTTTCTGGGGTGGGTTGGCTGGGTTCACTGAAACCGCTGGATATCTAGGGATAATACCGCTGCTTCTAAGCATTTATGCAGTTTATCGAACCAGGCGAACGCAAATGACCATATTATTTTCTTTAATTGGACTAATTGCGTTGCTTTTCGCCTGCGGGAAGCATACGCCATTCTACTGGCTGTTCTACCATTATTTCCCTGGATTCAATTTATTCCGCTGTCCAGCGCGGTGGTTAATGTTCGTTACATTTGCAGTTGCGATATTAAGCGGTATAGGATTACATAATCTGATTGAGTTTGCTCAAGAGAAGAAAGAGCTTAAAAAGTATCTTATCTTTTTATGCTTCATAGGAACAATCATTGTCTTAACTATCGGAGTGCTTAACTCATTTAAACGAGACATAATCATCACGCTATTTCAAAATGAGATAGCTTCTTTATCCGAGTTTTATGGACCCTCGGTACCGAAAGAACAATTAGCCGCATTGATTCCGCAGGATGCGATGGTCAACCGTTTCCAGGTCATTATCAATACACTATGGAAAGGATTTGGTTTATTCTTAATTTCCAGCAGTATTTTCTATATTTTCTGGCGAAGTAAAACAGCTACTTGGTATCTAAAAGTTCTACCGATAGTAGTTTTATTAGGCGATTTATGGTCGTTCGATGTATGGTTTATCACCACGGATAAAGCAGAAAAATTTGCCGAGAATTATTATTTCAATTCGCCGGAAGTGCAGTTCCTGAAATCAGATAATACCTATTATCGCATTCTTTGTCTAGATGAGGTTCTCTCCTGGATGCATACGACGGAAACCGGTCCGACTGCGGAGTTCCGCCCGAACCGACCGATGCTACATCAAATCTATGATACACGAGGGTACGACCCGGTAACCTTACGGAGTTATGTTGATTATATCAATCGAATGCAAGGATACCCGCAACGGTCATATCAAGGGGGACTTCTCTATATCCCGTCAATAGAAAAATGTGATTGGCAAATGTTATCCCGATTAAATGTTAAATACATTTTAACCGTCAATGAGGTGAACGACCCGAATTTAGACTTGGTGTTTTATGACCGATTGAAAATATACCAGAATAAAACGTTTATCCCGCGCGCATATTTTGTTCACGACCAGCGACAAGAGAATATCGTTAGAACCGAAATTAATATCGAAACATATACCCCAAACCGAATTGAAGTAAGTGTATCGAATAATTCGACGGGATTGTTAGTATTAAGTGAACTCGCTTATCCCGGCTGGCAGGTTACCGTTGATGGGAAAAAGAAAGCGATGGTGGTGTATGAAGAGATATTCCGAGCAGTAGAATTGGAGCCAGGAAAACATCAGATACAGTTCAGGTATCAACCGTTATCGTTTCGTTTAGGCAAGTTGGTTTCGTTGATAAGTTTCCTAGCATGGAGCATGGTTTTATTGATAAAATTGATTGTAACAAGGTATACAAGAAAAAAAGTTTGTAACTCCGTTTTCGTTTTGGAGTGA
- a CDS encoding EF-Tu/IF-2/RF-3 family GTPase, whose product MEEIKIGVVTHYFSKAQVAGINITDGELKVGDTIHIKGHTSDFTQKVDSMQIEHQPVQVATKGQTIGIKVIDHAREHDVVYKVIAP is encoded by the coding sequence ATGGAAGAAATAAAAATCGGGGTAGTAACGCATTATTTTAGTAAAGCGCAGGTTGCGGGAATTAATATTACGGACGGCGAGTTGAAAGTCGGAGATACAATCCACATTAAAGGGCATACGAGCGATTTCACGCAGAAAGTAGATTCGATGCAAATTGAACATCAACCGGTACAAGTTGCGACGAAAGGACAAACTATCGGGATAAAAGTTATTGACCATGCGCGAGAACACGATGTGGTATATAAGGTTATCGCCCCATAG